In one Rutidosis leptorrhynchoides isolate AG116_Rl617_1_P2 chromosome 8, CSIRO_AGI_Rlap_v1, whole genome shotgun sequence genomic region, the following are encoded:
- the LOC139862879 gene encoding LOW QUALITY PROTEIN: interactor of constitutive active ROPs 2, chloroplastic-like (The sequence of the model RefSeq protein was modified relative to this genomic sequence to represent the inferred CDS: deleted 2 bases in 1 codon; substituted 1 base at 1 genomic stop codon), with protein sequence MQTPKTRAATLDVPHRTSKTARQLKTAGASPDNLSSPNPSNRTPKARSPKIVDRKSPRTPTSEKKRPGRVAELETQLANLQEELKKTQDQLNQSESSKKHAHEETEEAKMQLTLMSNKLQDSQQQLDEISASEESRLQELKKISQDRDRAWESELDAVQKHHSMDSEALAAALNEVQKLKMQLEKVAESADNEMLTLRLDLSETLAIVEELKVQLNDSKESEARALEDLSQTREQLEVLKSTEETLRSEKINATEAYESLSIELKDMKLQVSSLEGNVSKLQVKXRNDDDDDDDDDDDDDDDDDDDDDDDVSDGEEVKSVKMEVEKLREELEGAEQIRSESSQKVSILETNLESLKAELEDLKAKLQEKEEKLQNLSEENKNLNEKLEKTELSTEKDTEDVKELTKLEADFEQMKTELKNMVEENERLKMVKNQENDEAVAARVAEKEAMMKVGYLTEEADKSSRKVVRVTEQLDLAQAANAELEAELRRLKVQSDQWRKAAEAAAAMLSTTGNNGKYVDRTGSLDSHTIGGKLNLPFSEDMEVESPKKKNGNVLKKFGVFMKKGQK encoded by the exons ATGCAAACTCCAAAGACAAG AGCTGCAACGTTGGATGTGCCACATAGGACAAGTAAAACTGCTAGGCAGCTCAAAACTGCAGGGGCTTCTCCAGACAATTTATCGTCTCCAAATCCATCAAACCGAACACCTAAAGCTAGAAGTCCGAAAATTGTTGACCGTAAATCACCTCGTACTCCAACATCTGAG AAAAAACGTCCCGGCAGAGTGGCAGAACTCGAAACTCAACTTGCTAATCTCCAAGAAGAACTTAAGAAAACGCAGGACCAACTCAACCAATCAGAGTCATCGAAGAAACATGCACACGAGGAAACCGAAGAGGCCAAAATGCAGCTTACTTTAATGTCCAATAAGCTTCAAGATTCACAACAACAACTTGACGAAATTTCGGCATCGGAAGAATCTCGACTTCAAGAACTCAAAAAAATCTCCCAAGACCGGGACCGTGCGTGGGAATCCGAACTCGATGCGGTTCAAAAGCATCACTCGATGGACTCTGAGGCCTTAGCGGCTGCGCTGAACGAGGTCCAGAAACTCAAGATGCAGCTCGAAAAAGTAGCTGAATCTGCTGATAATGAGATGCTGACGTTAAGACTAGATTTATCTGAAACTCTTGCTATCGTTGAAGAATTGAAAGTCCAATTGAACGATTCGAAAGAGTCCGAAGCTCGAGCTTTGGAAGATTTGAGTCAAACCCGAGAACAATTGGAAGTTTTAAAGTCAACTGAGGAGACTTTGAGGTCAGAGAAGATTAATGCTACAGAAGCTTATGAATCTTTAAGTATTGAGTTGAAGGATATGAAATTGCAAGTGAGTTCCTTAGAAGGAAATGTTAGTAAACTTCAGGTGAAA TAacgtaacgatgatgatgatgatgatgatgatgatgatgatgatgatgatgatgatgatgatgatgatgatgatgatgtcagcgATGGAGAAGAGGTTAAAAGTGTGAAAATGGAAGTGGAAAAGTTAAGGGAGGAACTCGAGGGAGCTGAACAAATAAGATCTGAATCGAGCCAAAAAGTTTCAATCTTGGAGACGAATTTGGAATCTTTGAAAGCTGAATTGGAAGATTTGAAGGCGAAATTACAGGAAAAAGAAGAAAAATTGCAAAATTTGTCAGAGGAAAACAAGAATTTGAATGAAAAGCTTGAGAAAACAGAGTTATCAACTGAAAAAGATACAGAAGATGTTAAAGAATTAACAAAGTTGGAAGCGGATTTTGAACAGATGAAAACCGAATTAAAGAACATGGTAGAAGAAAATGAAAGATTAAAAATGGTGAAAAATCAAGAAAATGATGAAGCTGTTGCTGCAAGAGTTGCTGAAAAAGAAGCAATGATGAAAGTCGGTTATTTAACCGAAGAGGCGGATAAAAGTAGTCGAAAAGTGGTTAGGGTAACTGAGCAATTGGATTTGGCTCAGGCGGCAAATGCAGAATTGGAAGCGGAGTTAAGGCGGCTGAAAGTGCAGTCGGATCAGTGGAGAAAGGCGGCAGAGGCGGCTGCCGCCATGCTTTCTACTACTGGTAATAATGGTAAATATGTGGATCGAACGGGTTCTCTTGATTCGCATACTATTGGTGGTAAGTTGAATTTGCCGTTTTCTGAAGACATGGAGGTTGAATCACCGAAGAAGAAGAATGGTAatgtgttaaagaaatttggtgtgTTTATGAAGAAAGGACAGAAGTAG